A stretch of the Carassius carassius chromosome 6, fCarCar2.1, whole genome shotgun sequence genome encodes the following:
- the LOC132142284 gene encoding protocadherin-18-like isoform X3 — MDTSKSTVFCATLLKLAVLVILARHVSAQTLKYQVYEEQKVGTVIARLREDVADVLSKLPSSIPLRFRAMQRGSASLLSVREQDGEISIRTKIDREKLCEKNLNCTIEFDVLTLPTEHLQMFHIEVEILDINDNAPQFTRPVIPIEISETAAVGTRIPLDSATDPDVGENSLNTYSLTSSDFFMIDILTRTDGAKYAELVVLKELDREVRASYELQLAASDRGVPPKFGTTLLKISIADSNDNNPVFEKPSYVINLLENSPLGSLLIDLNATDPDEGTNGKIVYSFSSHVSPKILETFKINSDNGHLTLVRKVDFESTNSYDLDVQAQDMGPNSMPAHCKVIIKVVDVNDNKPDISINLMSTGNEEIAYISETAPVDTFVALVRVDDLDSGLNGEVECRLYGQGHFRLQKKYEKNYMILTNVTLDREIRSEFSLTVIAEDKGSPSLSTIKHFTVQVQDENDNVPKFEKSRYEISKAENNSPGAYLSSVRASDPDLGPNGQVSYSILECTVHGSSISTYVTIDPSNGDIYALRTFDREDVSQISFLVQAQDSGSPPLHNNVTVVLTIIDENDNRPVITMPQLWNHTADVPVSKYAEVGDVLTIVRAIDYDAGANGDISCSVVGGNEAGYFAMDAKTCEIQTNVSMQDIPQDHVELTILVQDHGAQPLSARALLRLSLYENIENHMNPHLTGRGSGDGPLDVSMIIIISLGAICAILLLIMVAFALRCSREKKDIRSYNCRVAESTYQQHPKKPSRQIHKGEISLVPTVNGTLPIRAHHHSPTSSPGPERAHMGSRQSQHSRQSLNSLVTISSNHIPENFALELTHATPPVEGQYQPRPSFRGNKYSRSYRYALQDMDKFSLKDSGRGDSDAGDSDCEMGRDSPIDRLLGDGFGDLFHSDGHQRLHLAVMRLCTEECRVLGHSDQCWMPSKASLDYRVNMYIPGEESRPQVLEEDQQSVDSAKKSFSTFGKDNEEECGSSLLSEMNNVFQRLLPTSYAEVSELEGCAGLPTSPIGMEIRKGFLPGKASSTGPAYPQGVAVWAANTHFQNPGSAVMSGHGSTNHAASQAHLKWLPAMEEIPENYEEDDIESVLSQRQGKRNETRHEVVNASELVAEINKLFQDVRQS, encoded by the exons ATGGATACCAGCAAGAGCACAGTGTTCTGTGCCACTTTACTCAAACTTGCTGTGCTCGTTATATTGGCACGGCACGTCTCGGCGCAAACTCTGAAATACCAAGTTTACGAAGAGCAGAAGGTGGGTACAGTTATCGCCAGACTTCGAGAAGATGTCGCTGATGTTTTGTCCAAACTTCCGAGCTCGATTCCGTTACGCTTTAGAGCCATGCAGCGCGGCAGCGCGTCTCTTCTCTCCGTGCGCGAACAGGATGGAGAGATCAGCATCAGGACCAAAATAGACCGCGAGAAACTGTGCGAAAAGAATCTCAACTGCACTATAGAATTTGACGTCCTCACCCTCCCCACGGAGCACCTACAGATGTTCCACATCGAAGTGGAAATTCTGGACATTAACGACAATGCGCCACAGTTCACGCGCCCCGTCATTCCCATAGAGATCTCCGAAACCGCTGCCGTAGGGACGCGCATTCCCCTTGACAGCGCCACCGATCCAGACGTCGGGGAGAACTCTCTGAACACATACTCTCTGACCTCGTCTGACTTTTTTATGATTGATATTCTAACCAGAACCGATGGCGCCAAGTACGCGGAGCTCGTTGTGCTTAAAGAGCTGGATAGAGAGGTACGAGCGAGCTATGAACTCCAGCTTGCAGCCTCAGACAGGGGCGTTCCCCCAAAATTTGGAACAACGCTCCTGAAAATCAGCATAGCTGACTCGAACGACAACAATCCGGTGTTTGAGAAGCCATCTTACGTGATCAACTTGCTTGAAAATTCTCCTTTAGGTAGTTTGCTTATCGATCTGAATGCTACTGACCCAGATGAAGGGACCAATGGGAAAATTGTATATTCTTTTAGTAGTCACGTGTCACCTAAAATTTTAGAGACTTTTAAGATTAATTCTGATAATGGTCATTTGACACTGGTGAGGAAAGTAGACTTTGAAAGCACAAATTCGTATGACCTAGATGTTCAAGCTCAAGACATGGGTCCCAATTCAATGCCAGCACATTGTAAAGTCATAATAAAAGTGGTGGACGTGAATGACAACAAGCCTGACATTAGTATCAATTTGATGTCCACAGGGAATGAGGAGATAGCTTATATATCAGAGACGGCTCCTGTAGATACATTTGTTGCTTTAGTGAGGGTGGATGACCTGGACTCTGGGTTGAATGGAGAGGTGGAGTGCCGTCTCTACGGCCAGggtcatttcaggctgcaaaagAAATATGAGAAGAACTACATGATCCTTACAAATGTCACTCTGGATCGAGAGATAAGGTCAGAGTTCAGCTTGACTGTTATAGCTGAAGACAAAGGCTCTCCAAGTCTGTCGACCATCAAACACTTCACTGTTCAGGTCCAGGATGAGAATGACAACGTGCCAAAGTTTGAGAAGAGCAGGTATGAGATTTCCAAGGCAGAGAACAACTCACCAGGAGCTTATCTGTCATCTGTGAGGGCCTCAGATCCTGACCTGGGCCCGAATGGTCAAGTGAGCTACTCTATACTTGAATGTACAGTCCATGGGAGCTCCATCTCCACTTATGTAACAATTGACCCCTCTAATGGAGACATTTATGCGCTACGTACTTTTGATCGCGAAGATGTGAGTCAGATCTCGTTCTTAGTCCAGGCCCAAGATTCTGGAAGTCCTCCGCTGCATAATAATGTGACAGTTGTGTTGACCATCATAGATGAGAACGACAACAGACCGGTCATCACGATGCCTCAGCTGTGGAACCACACAGCTGATGTTCCAGTATCCAAATATGCAGAGGTCGGTGATGTGTTAACTATTGTCCGCGCGATAGACTATGATGCTGGTGCCAATGGTGATATTTCGTGTTCTGTAGTAGGGGGCAACGAGGCAGGTTACTTCGCTATGGATGCTAAAACATGTGAAATTCAGACCAACGTCAGCATGCAGGACATTCCACAGGATCACGTGGAGCTGACCATCCTAGTGCAGGACCATGGAGCTCAGCCCCTCAGCGCCAGAGCACTACTGAGACTTTCACTTTATGAAAACATTGAGAACCACATGAACCCCCATCTGACAGGTAGAGGAAGTGGAGATGGCCCTCTAGATGTGTCCATGATAATCATCATCTCCCTTGGTGCGATCTGCGCCATTCTGCTTCTTATCATGGTGGCCTTTGCCCTTCGCTGCTCACGTGAAAAGAAGGACATCCGCTCATACAACTGCAGGGTGGCTGAGTCTACTTACCAACAGCACCCTAAAAAACCCTCACGGCAGATCCACAAGGGTGAAATCAGTCTGGTGCCCACTGTCAATGGGACCCTCCCAATACGGGCACACCATCACTCACCAACCTCCTCGCCCGGACCTGAACGGGCCCACATGGGCAGTCGGCAGAGCCAACACAGCCGCCAATCACTGAACAGTTTGGTCACTATTTCCTCCAATCACATCCCTGAGAACTTCGCCCTGGAACTTACACACGCCACGCCCCCTGTGGAG GGTCAATATCAGCCGCGGCCCAGCTTCAGAGGGAACAAATACTCTCGCAGCTACAG GTACGCCCTCCAGGACATGGATAAGTTCAGTCTAAAAGATAGTGGGCGTGGCGACAGTGATGCGGGCGACAGCGACTGCGAGATGGGCCGTGATTCGCCCATCGACCGGTTGCTAGGCGACGGCTTCGGAGACCTCTTCCACAGCGACGGACACCAGCGTCTCCACCTAG CAGTCATGAGATTGTGTACGGAGGAGTGCCGTGTGTTGGGTCACTCTGACCAGTGCTGGATGCCATCTAAGGCGTCTTTGGATTACCGTGTGAACATGTACATTCCCGGAGAAGAGAGCAGGCCTCAGGTCCTTGAAGAGGACCAGCAGTCAGTCGACTCAGCTAAGAAGAGCTTTTCTACCTTTGGAAAAGACAACGAGGAGGAATGTGGCAGTTCTCTGCTGTCAGAAATGAACAATGTCTTCCAACGTCTCCTGCCAACTTCCTACGCTGAGGTCAGTGAGCTTGAAGGATGCGCTGGGTTGCCCACTTCCCCCATCGGCATGGAGATCAGAAAGGGCTTCTTGCCGGGTAAGGCATCGTCTACAGGCCCTGCCTACCCTCAGGGTGTTGCTGTGTGGGCCGCCAACACTCACTTTCAGAATCCTGGAAGTGCCGTGATGAGTGGACATGGCTCGACCAATCACGCGGCATCGCAGGCACATTTAAAATGGCTGCCGGCGATGGAGGAGATCCCAGAAAACTATGAAGAGGACGACATAGAGAGTGTGCTCAGCCAGCGGCAGGGAAAACGCAACGAAACGAGACACGAGGTTGTCAACGCTAGCGAACTGGTTGCTGAAATTAACAAATTGTTTCAGGATGTACGCCAGAGTTAA